From Pseudomonadota bacterium, a single genomic window includes:
- a CDS encoding response regulator, with protein MTQLQKLFSSFGHTSRCLAGSLIGTSGRAAEFSMIALLVFFQGVLCPAGSLSAGPLVMVPEQTIYNPGTHLEVLEDREKSLTIDTVSASPYAAAFTPCREKTPNFGFTSSAYWLRFSLTGDMSGSDRWLLEISYPLLDSVKVYLPREDGSYLEKTAGDLKPFADREIRNRNFLFDLPKNLLNNLPVYIRFETESTMNMPMTIWAKEAFAEKNNHAQFGLGMYYGFLLVLAVYSTLLWLTVHDRNYLYYLLFIVSFGLFQVTLNGSAYEYLWPRLVWWNNYSTPIFVVASAVSVGFFTRSFLVTRENCPRLDKLIQALSIISMAGIISALTGHYSLAIRTSSLMALLIIFTNVVCGIICIINKYRPARYFMVAWSMFFLGVMSNALRAFGVLPANFLTISGPQIGSSMTMIMLALALADRFNIMKEETIKLEAQYRAIFDKAAEGIWRTSADGKLLLANPALANILGYADAHDILQAQPELDRIYVDPGDRERLRKRLFTSGTIANFETEMYRKDRKVIQVSLNAHVSRDDKGQVEYLEGILTDITGRKKAEELQLAKEIAESSSRAKSNFMAAMSHEIRTPMNGVMGLTDILLNMELPEQHRKFLTLIKTSADRLLNIINDILDFSKIEAGKMELEAVGFSLREALTPSLHLFRHKAEGKGLSFNWVIDEQVPDLLVGDPVRISQILLNLIDNAVKFTEKGSVFVKVELHGEAGENCHLHFEIRDTGIGIPLNRQHQIFTAFSQADNSHSRRYGGTGLGLAIITELVKQMKGRIWIENNPEAESGSIFHFVLSLPTSTAPAAQPPPPKPAKKEELLPANLNILLIDDEPINRLIASEMIRQQGFKVSEAESGQQALELLAGQRFDLVLMDVEMPGMDGFETSRTIRSREKRDVHIPIIALTAHAVDGYREKCLAAGMDDYLAKPFEYDDLLEIISRHRTKRHDTPDPSPTEKPQDK; from the coding sequence ATGACTCAACTCCAGAAACTCTTTTCATCCTTCGGGCACACGTCTCGATGTCTCGCAGGCTCGCTTATCGGGACGAGCGGACGAGCTGCAGAATTCAGCATGATCGCCTTACTGGTATTCTTTCAGGGGGTTCTCTGCCCGGCAGGCAGTCTCTCGGCCGGACCTCTGGTGATGGTCCCGGAGCAGACGATTTACAATCCCGGCACCCATCTGGAAGTGCTCGAAGACCGGGAAAAATCCCTCACCATAGACACTGTCTCCGCCTCCCCTTATGCAGCGGCATTCACTCCCTGCCGGGAAAAGACTCCCAATTTCGGTTTCACCTCCTCCGCCTACTGGCTCCGCTTCTCCCTGACCGGAGACATGAGCGGGAGCGACCGCTGGCTCCTGGAAATCTCCTACCCGCTTCTCGACTCGGTAAAGGTCTATCTGCCCCGGGAGGACGGAAGCTACCTTGAAAAAACAGCCGGCGATCTGAAACCTTTTGCCGACCGGGAGATCAGAAATCGGAACTTCCTCTTTGACCTGCCGAAAAATCTGCTGAACAACCTGCCGGTCTATATCAGGTTCGAAACCGAAAGCACCATGAACATGCCCATGACCATCTGGGCAAAAGAGGCCTTCGCGGAAAAGAACAATCACGCCCAGTTCGGGCTTGGCATGTACTACGGTTTCCTGCTGGTGCTCGCTGTTTACAGCACGCTCCTGTGGCTCACCGTCCACGACCGGAACTACCTGTATTACCTTCTGTTCATTGTCAGCTTCGGACTGTTCCAGGTCACCCTGAACGGTTCCGCCTACGAGTACCTCTGGCCCCGTCTGGTCTGGTGGAACAACTACTCGACCCCGATCTTTGTCGTTGCCTCGGCAGTCAGCGTCGGCTTTTTTACCCGCTCCTTTCTGGTCACCAGAGAAAACTGCCCGCGCCTGGACAAACTGATCCAGGCGCTCTCGATCATCAGCATGGCAGGAATTATCTCTGCGCTGACCGGCCATTATTCGCTGGCGATCCGCACCAGCTCCCTGATGGCCCTGCTGATCATCTTCACCAACGTTGTCTGCGGGATCATCTGTATCATCAATAAATACCGGCCGGCCCGTTATTTCATGGTCGCCTGGTCGATGTTTTTTCTCGGGGTAATGAGTAATGCACTGCGGGCTTTCGGGGTGCTGCCGGCCAATTTCCTGACCATTTCCGGGCCGCAGATCGGCTCATCGATGACCATGATCATGCTGGCCCTGGCCCTGGCAGACCGCTTCAACATCATGAAAGAGGAAACCATCAAGCTCGAGGCGCAATACCGGGCAATATTCGATAAAGCCGCGGAAGGGATATGGCGCACATCCGCCGACGGGAAGCTTCTGCTTGCAAACCCCGCCCTGGCGAATATTCTCGGCTACGCAGATGCCCATGATATTCTGCAGGCCCAGCCGGAGCTCGACCGGATTTATGTTGATCCGGGCGATCGGGAACGCCTGAGAAAAAGGCTGTTCACCTCCGGCACCATCGCAAATTTCGAGACCGAAATGTACCGGAAAGACCGAAAAGTCATCCAGGTTTCGCTGAACGCCCATGTCAGCAGGGACGATAAAGGACAAGTTGAATATCTTGAAGGGATCCTGACCGACATCACCGGCAGAAAGAAGGCCGAAGAGCTGCAGCTCGCAAAAGAGATCGCCGAATCTTCCAGCCGGGCGAAAAGCAATTTCATGGCAGCGATGAGTCATGAAATCCGCACCCCGATGAACGGGGTGATGGGGTTGACCGATATCCTGCTGAATATGGAACTGCCGGAACAGCATCGCAAATTTCTCACCCTGATCAAAACCTCGGCCGACCGGCTCCTGAACATCATCAACGATATTCTTGATTTTTCCAAGATTGAAGCGGGGAAAATGGAGCTTGAGGCGGTCGGTTTCAGCCTGCGCGAAGCACTGACCCCTTCCCTGCATCTCTTCCGCCATAAAGCTGAAGGGAAAGGACTCTCTTTCAACTGGGTCATTGACGAGCAGGTGCCGGATCTTCTGGTCGGCGACCCGGTTCGGATCAGCCAGATCCTCCTGAATCTCATCGACAATGCCGTAAAATTCACCGAAAAAGGCTCGGTGTTTGTGAAAGTGGAACTTCACGGAGAAGCCGGAGAAAACTGCCATCTCCATTTCGAGATCAGAGACACCGGCATCGGTATCCCTCTGAACCGGCAGCACCAGATCTTTACCGCCTTTTCCCAGGCGGACAATTCCCACTCCAGAAGATATGGCGGCACCGGCCTTGGTCTGGCCATCATCACCGAACTCGTCAAGCAGATGAAAGGCAGGATCTGGATCGAGAACAATCCCGAAGCGGAATCCGGCAGTATTTTTCATTTCGTCCTGAGCCTCCCGACAAGCACCGCTCCCGCCGCGCAGCCCCCCCCTCCGAAACCTGCAAAAAAGGAGGAACTTCTCCCCGCGAACCTGAATATCCTGCTGATCGATGATGAGCCGATCAACCGATTGATCGCCTCAGAGATGATCAGACAACAGGGATTCAAGGTCAGCGAAGCGGAAAGCGGGCAACAGGCCCTTGAACTCCTTGCCGGACAACGGTTCGACCTCGTGCTGATGGATGTGGAAATGCCTGGAATGGACGGTTTTGAAACTTCCCGGACCATCCGCAGTCGGGAGAAGAGGGATGTCCATATCCCGATCATTGCCCTGACCGCTCACGCAGTCGATGGTTACCGGGAAAAATGCCTCGCCGCCGGAATGGACGATTACCTTGCCAAGCCCTTTGAATATGACGACCTGCTTGAAATCATATCCCGTCATCGGACAAAACGGCACGACACTCCCGACCCATCTCCAACAGAGAAACCTCAAGACAAATGA
- a CDS encoding diguanylate cyclase yields MEPEILIVNNNQEDLDELAALAEKSGLKAACFLTAAEGWEQIEKGAPDFVIVSRSLPDQGKSLLRQISKLGSRKIPVVLLCDEEYLSPETSPEKGVDLYLTRPFAPTSLSSIHHCLAMMRDHENPLLKEKDKTITRLQQEMEDLQEQIEQAFAMSNQTAIEAEMAYIELNTIFRAVTNGIVLINQEFKVIRFNQAYQDLTGLSREEIKGSRCHDIFPYHLCGTDQCTMKQIVSGRLELVEQELERKMPDGAIRHFHLTATPFRGPDMKLIGIVVYIMDITENVLAKKALEESRAMYRKMSLVDELTGLFNKRHFNKTLEFEIDRAERYGNNLSLIMMDIDNFKIHNDTYGHHNGDVVLSRLGEIVAGCVRSCDIACRYGGEEFAIILPETPGESAITVAERVRKALAETEFYPNPDEAVIKTLSLGVAQYSKGEKLAGLVRRADRNLYTAKKSGKNRYVFDQTP; encoded by the coding sequence ATGGAACCAGAGATACTCATTGTAAACAACAATCAGGAAGACCTTGATGAACTCGCCGCCCTGGCGGAAAAGTCCGGGCTTAAGGCCGCCTGCTTTCTGACCGCTGCGGAAGGGTGGGAGCAGATTGAAAAAGGAGCGCCTGATTTTGTGATCGTCAGCCGCTCCCTGCCGGACCAGGGAAAATCCCTGCTCCGGCAAATCAGCAAGCTGGGCAGCCGGAAAATTCCCGTAGTCCTGCTCTGCGATGAAGAGTACCTGTCCCCGGAAACCTCGCCCGAGAAAGGTGTGGACCTGTATCTCACCAGACCCTTCGCCCCGACTTCCCTCAGCAGCATTCATCACTGTCTCGCCATGATGCGCGATCATGAAAACCCCCTGCTCAAGGAAAAGGACAAGACCATCACCCGGCTGCAACAGGAAATGGAAGACCTCCAGGAACAGATTGAACAGGCCTTTGCCATGTCGAACCAGACCGCCATTGAAGCGGAAATGGCCTATATAGAACTGAACACCATCTTCCGGGCAGTCACCAACGGCATCGTCCTGATCAATCAGGAATTCAAGGTGATCCGTTTCAACCAGGCATATCAGGACTTGACCGGCCTGAGCCGCGAGGAGATCAAGGGCAGCAGATGCCACGACATTTTCCCGTACCATCTCTGCGGCACCGACCAGTGTACCATGAAGCAGATAGTCTCAGGCAGGCTGGAGCTGGTTGAACAGGAACTTGAGAGAAAAATGCCCGATGGGGCTATCCGGCACTTCCACCTCACCGCCACCCCGTTCCGCGGCCCGGACATGAAACTGATCGGCATTGTGGTCTATATCATGGACATCACCGAAAACGTCCTGGCCAAAAAGGCCCTGGAAGAAAGCCGCGCCATGTACCGGAAAATGAGCCTGGTCGATGAATTAACCGGGCTGTTCAACAAACGGCATTTCAACAAGACTCTGGAATTCGAGATAGACCGGGCGGAAAGATACGGCAACAATCTTTCCCTGATCATGATGGATATCGACAATTTCAAGATCCATAACGACACCTACGGCCACCACAATGGTGATGTGGTACTCAGCCGGCTCGGGGAAATTGTCGCCGGCTGTGTCAGATCCTGCGATATCGCCTGCCGATACGGCGGTGAGGAATTCGCGATCATCCTGCCCGAAACTCCCGGCGAAAGCGCGATCACCGTGGCCGAAAGGGTGCGCAAGGCCCTGGCTGAGACAGAATTTTATCCCAACCCGGACGAAGCGGTGATCAAAACCTTGAGTCTCGGCGTGGCACAATACTCCAAAGGAGAAAAACTGGCGGGATTGGTCCGCAGGGCCGACCGAAACCTCTACACGGCCAAAAAGAGCGGCAAAAACCGTTACGTTTTCGACCAGACACCCTGA
- the rsmG gene encoding 16S rRNA (guanine(527)-N(7))-methyltransferase RsmG, whose translation MAATDLLREGLSALKIVADEKIIDQFQLYCRELKKWNRRINLVGEDSDLAIVEHHFLDSLTVLPLLGDCPPPGLVDVGSGAGFPGLPLKIMRPDLPVKLVEPRGKRASFLRHIIRTLELKEAEVLECRLEENEPQLEALRHNTPLIISRAVTAISPFLEMSRPFVAEEGRVICMKGPRTEIELEEWKSSGGENRGFSFSTLHTRTLPFSGISRNLLVFTYRKR comes from the coding sequence ATGGCCGCAACTGATCTGCTGCGCGAGGGCTTGTCGGCCCTGAAAATCGTGGCAGATGAGAAAATCATCGACCAATTCCAGCTCTATTGCCGGGAGCTGAAAAAATGGAACCGCCGAATCAATCTGGTGGGAGAGGACTCGGACCTCGCCATCGTTGAACACCACTTTCTCGATTCCCTGACCGTCCTCCCGCTCCTCGGTGACTGCCCCCCGCCCGGCCTGGTAGATGTGGGGAGCGGCGCCGGTTTTCCGGGACTGCCGCTTAAAATCATGCGCCCGGATCTCCCGGTGAAACTTGTTGAACCGCGGGGCAAGAGGGCCTCCTTCCTGCGCCACATCATCCGGACCCTGGAACTCAAAGAGGCGGAAGTCCTTGAATGCCGCCTGGAGGAAAATGAACCGCAGCTTGAAGCATTGCGCCACAACACACCGCTGATCATCAGCCGGGCGGTTACCGCAATCAGCCCCTTTCTTGAGATGAGCCGCCCTTTCGTCGCCGAAGAAGGGCGGGTGATCTGCATGAAGGGACCACGGACGGAAATCGAACTTGAAGAGTGGAAGTCTTCAGGGGGAGAGAACCGCGGTTTTTCTTTTTCCACCCTCCACACCCGGACCCTGCCGTTCTCAGGAATATCAAGGAATCTGCTGGTTTTCACCTATCGGAAACGGTGA
- the hisD gene encoding histidinol dehydrogenase — protein sequence MMITPARTSAPEGKKLLNTLQDRFQSSSGGCREAVAAILAEVRSKGDAAVVEYTRKFDSPNFSARQLKVSEAEMEEAENRVDQPLLETLDLAIDRIRSFHEKETEQSWIRTDPCGIITGRLVNPVDTAGLYVPGGQGGQTPLVSSVLMNGIPAGIAGVRRRVMVTPPDAEGNVNPALLVAARKIGISEVYKAGSAWAIGALAYGTESIPAVDVIVGPGNQYVAEAKQQVSGRVRIDMVAGPSEVLIIADGNANPAYIAADMLAQAEHDPQALAILVALSQETAERTIAELESQLGKLSRSDIARKALADRGVVLVAESLAEAVEIANLVAIEHLELMVDHPFELLPQIRHAGAIFLGSHVPESAGDYIAGPNHVLPTMGTARFSSALGVETFVKKSSIISYTRDAFLKDSEHIQRLANLEGLTAHARSASVRSDGRN from the coding sequence ATGATGATCACCCCCGCAAGAACCTCCGCACCGGAAGGAAAAAAACTGCTGAACACCCTCCAGGACCGCTTCCAGAGCTCCAGTGGCGGCTGCCGGGAGGCGGTTGCCGCCATCCTCGCGGAAGTCAGGTCCAAAGGTGACGCGGCGGTCGTTGAATATACCCGCAAATTCGATTCCCCGAATTTTTCCGCAAGGCAGCTCAAGGTATCCGAAGCCGAAATGGAAGAGGCGGAAAACAGGGTTGACCAGCCCCTGCTTGAAACCCTTGATCTGGCCATCGACCGAATCCGCTCCTTCCACGAGAAAGAAACCGAACAGTCCTGGATCAGGACCGACCCCTGCGGCATCATCACCGGCAGGCTGGTAAACCCGGTGGACACCGCCGGCCTTTATGTCCCCGGAGGACAGGGCGGGCAGACCCCCCTTGTGTCATCGGTCCTGATGAACGGCATTCCGGCCGGTATTGCCGGGGTGAGAAGAAGGGTGATGGTCACCCCGCCCGATGCGGAAGGCAATGTCAACCCTGCCCTTCTGGTCGCCGCCCGGAAGATCGGGATCAGCGAAGTATACAAGGCAGGCAGCGCCTGGGCGATCGGCGCACTCGCCTACGGGACTGAATCAATCCCCGCGGTCGACGTGATCGTCGGCCCCGGCAACCAGTACGTGGCCGAGGCCAAGCAGCAGGTTTCCGGCCGGGTCAGGATCGACATGGTGGCAGGACCGAGCGAGGTCCTGATCATCGCCGACGGGAACGCAAATCCTGCCTATATCGCCGCCGACATGCTCGCCCAGGCAGAGCATGACCCTCAGGCCCTGGCCATTCTGGTGGCATTATCACAGGAAACGGCAGAGCGGACAATCGCGGAGCTTGAATCACAACTCGGCAAATTGAGCCGGTCCGACATTGCGAGAAAAGCTCTGGCCGACCGGGGTGTGGTGCTGGTTGCCGAATCACTTGCCGAAGCCGTCGAGATCGCCAACCTGGTGGCCATTGAACATCTCGAACTCATGGTCGACCACCCCTTTGAACTCCTGCCCCAGATCAGGCATGCCGGGGCCATTTTCCTCGGCAGCCACGTCCCGGAGTCCGCCGGCGACTATATTGCCGGCCCCAATCATGTACTGCCGACGATGGGCACCGCCCGTTTTTCATCGGCCCTCGGGGTTGAGACCTTCGTCAAGAAATCGAGCATTATCTCATACACCCGGGATGCCTTCCTCAAAGACAGCGAACACATCCAGCGGCTCGCCAACCTGGAAGGTCTGACCGCGCATGCAAGATCGGCTTCCGTCAGATCAGATGGCCGCAACTGA
- a CDS encoding AMP-binding protein — protein MTLHQHFIGVAKKNGAKLAYIDRTTGRKVTYSKALIATLLLADEFKKYDSGFVGIMLPTSAGCALATIGVLMSGRVPVMLNYSTGAAANVEYGQKKCDFRTVITSRALLEKIDCPFIEGMVYIEDIMESLSGPKKVMAALKSKMPVGILQKLVHQGDDHDVTVILFTSGSEKDPKAVELTHRNITANIVSLSERYGLNSEDVFLANLPFFHVFGLTANLWAPLYHGMTVVAYSNPLDFKAICNIVKNDKPNLMVGTPSFFWGYLRKSEPGDFASIRLALCGADKCPDSLRDGFLEKHKMVLYEAYGATETSPGISGNSEAHNKPGSVGLPFPGVQVRIEHYETGEECGVGETGKILVKGDMVMKGYFDDFEETSMHIRHGWYDTGDMGMVDGDGYLWHVGRLRRFVKIGGEMISLVKVENVLEKHLPKEILCCVVEIPDAIKGAKIIAAVTEEIDEEEVLKKMAQDLPAIAMPKKFHVIEDFPKMGSGKIDFRTITETVRSAFPKAGSH, from the coding sequence ATGACCCTCCATCAGCATTTTATCGGTGTTGCCAAAAAGAACGGCGCCAAACTGGCCTACATAGATCGGACCACCGGCCGCAAGGTGACCTACTCGAAGGCCCTGATCGCCACCCTGCTCTTGGCCGATGAATTCAAAAAATATGACAGTGGTTTTGTCGGGATTATGCTGCCCACTTCCGCAGGATGCGCATTGGCGACAATCGGGGTCCTGATGAGCGGCCGGGTGCCGGTGATGCTGAACTATTCGACCGGGGCCGCCGCCAATGTCGAGTACGGCCAGAAGAAATGCGATTTCCGGACGGTCATCACCTCCCGGGCGCTGCTTGAGAAGATAGACTGCCCCTTTATTGAAGGCATGGTCTATATCGAGGATATCATGGAGAGCCTGTCCGGCCCCAAAAAGGTTATGGCCGCCTTGAAGTCCAAGATGCCGGTCGGGATTCTGCAGAAACTGGTCCATCAGGGAGATGATCACGATGTGACGGTCATCCTTTTTACCAGCGGCAGTGAAAAAGACCCGAAAGCCGTCGAGTTGACCCATAGGAATATTACCGCCAATATCGTCAGCCTCAGTGAACGGTATGGGTTGAACAGTGAAGATGTGTTTCTCGCCAACCTCCCTTTTTTCCATGTCTTCGGATTGACCGCCAACCTGTGGGCGCCTTTGTACCATGGAATGACTGTGGTGGCGTATTCTAATCCTCTTGATTTCAAGGCCATCTGCAATATCGTTAAAAATGACAAACCGAACCTGATGGTCGGCACGCCGAGTTTTTTCTGGGGTTACCTGCGTAAATCCGAGCCCGGGGATTTTGCAAGTATCCGCCTTGCTCTCTGCGGCGCCGATAAATGCCCGGATTCTTTGCGGGACGGGTTTCTGGAAAAACACAAGATGGTTCTCTATGAAGCTTATGGTGCAACTGAAACCTCGCCGGGCATCTCCGGGAATTCGGAGGCGCACAACAAGCCCGGAAGTGTCGGGCTGCCTTTCCCGGGAGTGCAGGTCCGGATTGAGCATTATGAAACCGGTGAGGAATGCGGTGTCGGGGAGACCGGGAAAATCCTGGTGAAAGGCGATATGGTCATGAAAGGGTATTTCGACGATTTTGAGGAGACTTCGATGCATATCCGGCACGGCTGGTATGATACCGGTGACATGGGGATGGTCGATGGTGACGGGTACCTCTGGCATGTGGGGCGGTTGCGGAGATTTGTCAAAATCGGCGGCGAAATGATCTCGCTGGTCAAGGTTGAAAATGTGCTCGAAAAGCACCTGCCGAAAGAGATTCTCTGCTGCGTGGTCGAGATCCCGGATGCCATCAAGGGGGCAAAGATCATTGCCGCGGTAACCGAGGAGATTGACGAAGAGGAGGTTCTGAAAAAGATGGCGCAGGATCTCCCGGCAATCGCCATGCCGAAAAAATTCCATGTCATAGAAGATTTTCCGAAAATGGGCAGCGGGAAAATTGATTTTCGCACGATCACTGAAACTGTCCGCAGTGCATTTCCCAAAGCGGGAAGTCATTAA